Proteins found in one Candidatus Binataceae bacterium genomic segment:
- a CDS encoding acyl-CoA dehydrogenase, producing MADLLRDLDFFNLDDLLTSEERMARDSVKQFVRREILPKIENHFASESFPKELIPQMAELGMFGANLKGYGCAGMNNVAYGLIMQELEAGDSGLRSFASVQSALSMYAIYAYGSEEQKQRYLPEMAKGKMIGCFGLTEPDHGSDPGGMETRARKDGDGWILNGTKRWITNGSISDVAVVWAKVDQGITGFVVERGTPGFSTRDIHGKFSMRASITSELILEDVRIPKTAHLPEARGLKAPLGCLTQARYGIAWGAIGAARSCYQCALDYTKSRKQFTRPLAGYQLVQAKLVKMLTEITKAQMVCMRLAHLKDQGKMRPEHVSFAKRNNVNEALKIARDARDMLGANGIVNEYPVIRHMLNLETVNTYEGTFDVHTLILGRDVTGESAFD from the coding sequence ATGGCTGATCTATTAAGAGACCTTGATTTCTTTAATCTCGACGATCTTTTGACTTCCGAAGAGCGCATGGCGCGCGACTCGGTCAAACAATTTGTTCGGCGCGAGATTCTCCCGAAGATTGAAAACCATTTCGCGAGCGAATCGTTCCCCAAAGAGCTCATCCCGCAGATGGCGGAGCTCGGGATGTTCGGCGCGAATCTCAAGGGCTACGGATGCGCCGGCATGAACAACGTCGCCTACGGTCTCATCATGCAGGAGCTCGAAGCGGGCGACTCGGGACTGCGCTCGTTCGCCTCGGTGCAGAGCGCACTCTCGATGTACGCAATTTATGCTTACGGTAGCGAGGAGCAGAAGCAGCGCTACTTGCCCGAAATGGCCAAGGGAAAAATGATCGGATGCTTCGGGCTGACCGAGCCCGACCACGGCTCCGATCCTGGCGGGATGGAAACGCGCGCCCGCAAGGACGGCGACGGATGGATTCTCAACGGCACCAAGCGCTGGATCACCAACGGATCGATCTCCGACGTCGCGGTCGTCTGGGCCAAGGTCGATCAAGGTATAACGGGGTTTGTCGTCGAGCGCGGCACGCCCGGCTTCTCGACGCGCGATATCCACGGCAAATTCTCGATGCGTGCCTCGATCACCTCCGAACTGATCCTCGAAGACGTGCGAATCCCGAAGACTGCTCATCTCCCGGAGGCGCGCGGCCTCAAGGCTCCGCTCGGATGCCTCACGCAGGCGCGCTACGGAATCGCATGGGGCGCAATCGGCGCCGCACGCTCGTGCTACCAGTGCGCGCTCGATTACACCAAGTCACGCAAGCAGTTCACGCGCCCGCTGGCCGGCTACCAGCTCGTCCAGGCCAAGCTCGTGAAGATGCTGACGGAAATCACCAAGGCGCAGATGGTCTGCATGCGCCTGGCGCATCTGAAGGACCAGGGCAAGATGCGCCCCGAGCACGTCTCGTTCGCCAAGCGCAACAACGTCAACGAGGCGCTCAAGATCGCGCGCGACGCCCGCGATATGCTCGGCGCTAACGGCATCGTCAACGAATACCCCGTCATCCGGCACATGCTGAACCTCGAAACGGTGAACACCTACGAAGGCACCTTCGACGTACACACGCTGATCCTCGGCCGTGACGTGACGGGAGAGAGCGCCTTCGACTGA
- a CDS encoding VOC family protein: MVKPKSLNHAAFRVTDVAKSTEFYENVVGLKRIERPNFPFGGAWYGIGDNALHLISSEGLGRKPDPLGPHIAFEVEDFEETKRALKEKGIEFLEAPAGMGVGRQLWITDPDGNTVELRTDK; this comes from the coding sequence ATGGTGAAACCCAAGTCACTGAATCACGCCGCGTTTCGCGTCACCGATGTCGCCAAGTCGACCGAGTTCTATGAAAACGTCGTCGGCCTCAAGCGAATCGAGCGTCCCAACTTTCCCTTCGGCGGCGCGTGGTACGGGATCGGCGACAACGCGCTGCACTTGATTTCAAGCGAAGGCCTGGGCCGCAAGCCCGACCCTCTCGGACCTCATATTGCGTTCGAAGTCGAGGACTTCGAGGAGACCAAGCGCGCACTCAAAGAAAAGGGCATCGAGTTCCTCGAGGCTCCCGCCGGGATGGGCGTCGGCCGCCAGTTGTGGATCACCGATCCCGATGGCAACACGGTCGAGTTGCGGACGGACAAGTAG